CAGACATACAGATAATGAGATCGAATGAAACATTTGACCAAAAAAAGTGTTAGTCAGACGCACACAAAGACAAGTAACATATACCCAAccagaaaatgaagaaatttgcTACATATCACAAACAGGAGAGCGGAGGCTATGCTATAGGCTGATAACATTTATTTCCAGTTACCAAGTTAAATCAAGTGGGCACCACGATtgttatactatatatataagcTGCTTCATAGTTCACAGTACTGATAGTTTCTTTGCATAGTGATATTCAAGTTGGAAGCTAATTATATTCCTGATTCTGCAGCCTAAACAACATAGTCTGTTTCGCTTAATTCTTCTGTTCAGTACTTCCACAAGACTATTCATAACAGGGGGAAGACCCAAGTtggaaaagacaaaataaaataaaaaattcaaagtcAGCCTCCGGTAAAGCATAGTGAGACAGAAGATACAATAACAGAAAGGAAGAAAAGACATACGAATCAAAATCTTCAATCACAAACTCGATCATGTGGTATGGAAGACTATGATAGAGTTCACCGATTTGATTTCCATACAACTCTTTAATAAGACGAACCTGCAAAGAACAAGTTGTATTTTACCAATACAAATGTCactgaaatatatttttgataggTAAAGTAAATTTATATCTAAACGGCACTGAAGAAAACCCTATTAAAGCACTAAAATTGCTAGACACACTGTATGTTATCCATCATATGTTGACTTCATCCCCTCAACACAATCCTTCCACATACTAAAAAAGTTAATTTTCTATTTTGAATTTCTGAATTACAATAACATCCCCAAGCCTcaactcttcttcttttttatgaaGCAAGAAGATATCATTAAaggcatcaagaagatgcatTAAAAGTTACAAAAGACTCAGAGAATAAGATTGCTCCGGTAAAACAACACTATACAAGTCTAGCACCAGGGAACTTACACATTCCAGAAAATAGACACAACTAGTTACAAGAGTCTGGTCTAGCCAACAAAAAAGATTAAGCAATCTTTTTTCTTTGAGGACATGatatcttttttcttctttccagTTGATATCTTCTATTTCTGATAATTATCTTTATTACAATGTTAAGCTGAAATCCTCTCTTTAGACATCTAGGTTTCCTTGACCTTGTATATCCAATGTTCAACCCCAAAGGTTATTCCACCTCTTTAATTCTACTACTGCTCTGCCCCTACTATGTCCTAATTATTCCACCAAATCCTCTGTAAATCTAGTAACCGATTAACGAATTTGAAGAGTCTCTAAAGTAAACTTGCAAAGGAGAGTATGGTTGTGATTTAAGCCCATGATCGAGCAAGAAACAGATGAATAATGTCTTTCACCAACAAAAGAGGGAAGAGCTCTGGTACTACATTATTTCTAAATTTGGGCATACCTGTTCCCGTCTATCTACATAGGCTTGCAGCAGATCTCCAACATGGTCAATAAATCTCTGAAGAAATCATGAATACAAATTCAGAAGTATCCAGTCAGTACTATATATGAAATAGCTGGGATCTAATAACAATGAAACAATGACCATATTAAAACAGGATCTAATACAAATGTAGTGACCATACAATTGCATTTGACGAGAGAAACTCGTTTTCAGCTTCACGTATTGGCAAGAAAAAAGGAACTGTATGTTCTAGAACAGTCATCTTCTCCAGAAATGATTTGCTCTCAAGCACACAGTGGTATAGGTCACAAGATTCGCCTGTAAATTAGATCCATTGACATCATTCCAGTAGTCTagatgaaaaatcaaaattttgagcCCAACTCCAACACAATAAACTTCATTTGGGATTTGTACAGGTAGATCAAAGTATGTATTGGAATGCTCCCAACTGGAGAATTGTAGCCGCCACTAGACAATAGCTCGTGAAGTACCTGCAAATGAAGTATCATACTGTATGCCTATCCTTGCTCCATCCAAGCAACAAATAACCTgcacaaagaaaaaagaaaaaaaaagggtaaaacAAAGTCAGGCCACATCCTCACAACTCCAAGCCCCATCAGCACTGCCAACTTGTTCCTACTTCTGATAGTAAAGTAGAAAACAATATCAAACCAAACAAACTAAACTATACATCAATCAGCACTTAGTGGAAGCCTAAGATgcagaaaggaaaagaaaatacaaagcTACTCAAATAAAAAGAGTTGATCAACAAACAATTACACATTACGAGAAAATTGTTTTGCAGTCCAGAAATTTGAACAGGTAATAACTTAAAGGAACTTTCACAAACAATTTCCCCTACAAGCCATGATAAATAGTAACCAGGCACAAAGTACCTTATTCCCAACTTTGTAGGTAATTTTGTCATGAAATGGAATTGGCAACTGGGTTGTGTCCCCTGGCATTTGCATGGCCTTTCTCTCAGCCTCTATGTGTACCTAAGGTAAATTGAATCATGTAACAAAAAACATGTGGGAAAATCTGAGAACAAAAGCAGAATAGTAGATCAGTAAGCTAAAACATGTAGGTCTCTGAATCCGGCACCCGCTAATGCGATGAGAGATGTTGCAAGCCAGATTATTGATTGCTTGGTTGGAAGGAGAAGTATCTTAAGGAAACATCATGTTCGAGCTGAATGAATAATCTAACCATACATACCCGCTCTCTTATTGTTGCTAATAAGCCATCATTCCATTGCTCACCTTCTAAGTTAAGTTCTGCAAAAGAATTAAATGAGACAGGAATATCCTATTGTCCAGACTAGAACAAGTACATTTGAAGGATAACTGAAGACCCACCAGGATGGATCAAGGAAAAGAACGCTTCACTATATGGGGAACAAGAAGTAACATAGAGTAAAAATGCAATGCTTACTTATAATAAGCTACCTCCACCGCAGTTAATACATCAGTTACTGAAACATCTTTGGTTACAGATTGAAAGGACATAGCTCAAGCATCATGAAATCAAATATGAATGAGCAAGTCAAActccttttattttttccttttttctttttttgatgaaCAAGTTAACAAGGCAAATATCAAACTTCATAACAATATTAAAGAAGCTTTTATTTCAAGTAACAATTTTAAGAAACTTGCAGTCATATACTGCTGTTATAAGGTAAGCAAAGTAGCTTAGATCAAATTTCAAACAACCTggcacaaaaaaaaaatcacagaAAATAACAAGTGAAAATCAAGTACTAGACTAAACATTATGTTCCAAACCAAAAATGAATCATTCCAGTACTATTTGTGTGCTCATAACATAAATTGAACACAAACAAGAGCAATAGAAAGAGCACATCAGAATTAGATATGCTCTATAATTCTACCAAAGTTACCTTGAGTTTGAGAAGAACGTGCGGCTTCAAATTCCCTTTGTAGACGCTCAAAAATTGACTTGTCAGAATCCCTAGAAGAACCATGATTTTCATTGTTATTTGGTGATTCTGCACCAATGTGAATGACAATGCTAGAAAACACAACTATGGAAACAGGAAGAAAGCACCACTCTTTTTGGAACCATCTTGGTAAACTAAGTACTTGCAAAGATGCCATTATGCTCGGGCAAAATAAACATGCACACTTTATCTGAGCCAAAAGTTTGAATTCttaataaaattctttttgatgAAATAGctctttcatttgttttatAAGGTATTAAATTTTATACAAAAACTTGGGCATCAAAGCCCACATATACAAGAGGTATACAAACAGTAGAGACCTAAAAAAAATGTAGTTCCGTAGGAATAACACCCAATCATCTATAAAAGAGGAACTTCATCAAtgcaccaaaaaaaaataagggaTACAAGCCTACTATTCAACTTTCTTGAGAAGAAATCTTCTTTTCAACTTTTCTAGCTGCTTTTCCCTTCTCGCGAATTCCTCTGTTCTTCCTTACCTTTATGGTCCTCTGTTCACATTATTCAATAAAAGAATTTCCTTATTAAACCCATAGTCATCAGAGGCGGAGCTACACTAGCGGAAGGGTGGTCAGCCGAACACCCTTTTGTGGAAAACTGTAATGTGTATAGGTAAAATTTATTGTATATGTGGATATATTATTAAATGAACAACCTTTAAACAATTCAGAGAGTTAGGCCAGCGGTTAAGGGCATTAAAAATGCCATAAAGGTCACAGGTTCGATCCCCAAGTTTTCCATTTTGATGCGCCTAACTATTACAAGGCTTATAataatcttattttaaaaaaataaaaaaatctatgaCTTAGCTATTTATTAGGTAGTTAGATTTAGAATTTTATGTGCACCCTCTCCATCAATTTctttaaattattcaaaaagaGAACTTCTTTAAATTATTACTGCATAATTTTGAACATCCTTAGAGAAATTCCATCCTACGCCACTGGTAGTCATCCTACAATCATATATATCCAACCTGCAACTGTGCAATCTACTCCTTTCTTAAACTTCAACCCTAAAACTGAAGGCACAATATCTTGCTTGCAATTTTTACTACATGTCATTTGGTTAGAGCAAAAATTCTCGAAAAAGATGTGAGATTTACTGAAGAACTTGAAAGCTCATGTAAACACCAGTAAAAGGAATCAAGTATATCTTAAAATCCAATACCTAGAAAGACGCTCTGCTAACTCCGAATGTCTTTTAATAACATTTGAAACTGCCAACAAAAGGAGCAATATGAATATGGGATGATTTAAGGGCCAAGAGAAAACATCGACAAAAACGAAGAGAAGGTTACATCTAGCCCGTATAGCGTCCAGCTTTACATCCTCCTCTTGCATATAATTCTAACATGCAGCCAATAAAAGGTTATAAGcattgaaaatataaataatgtcCAATAAGAAATTGCAAAAGTTAGTCCTTTTTCACTTCAAGAAAGTTCATAAGCATTtaacaatataaataaaaaaacagtAAAAAATCGCCAAAGTTAGTCCTTTTCCACTTCCAAAAAAAGTGGATACACATATGCACTCACAATTTAAAGTACATGTTTCGAATAAGAGTGCCATTACTACAATTATTGCTAGTTCTTCACTTATTTAATGTTATTAATGACAAGGAATGAATTACTTGAAAGGCTAAGTTAAATCTTCAGTAGATATAATATGTTTACATGCCCTCAAGGGCGAGGTCTAGCAGTCAATTCTCAACAGAGGTAACACTAAATGAATTCTTGCATTCTGGCTAATCCATGGTAAGCGGAGACCAGTAACTACGCGGTTAGGAGTTAAAGGTAGCTGCTACCTTGTCTACTACTCTTGCAGGATTTGAAACTCAACAAACTTTTACTTTTCCCTAGCTGACCCTCCCCccacaccaaaaaaaaagaacattGTGGTGTCAAACTGATGCTCgtactcttcaaaaatgtcaacgGTGTGTttcggattctccaaaagtagtgtatttttggagaatccaaAGCAACGAAAGTGAAGAGTCCACGAACTTAGCAGACAAATGCATGTATCTAAGAGCAATAGGTGTAACTAAAATTGTCTGAGCTTTTCCAAACACGAAGGGATGTTGTTGTTACAACTTATATGCTGAACAAGAACACCTTATTGTGGAAACAACATCAAGACAAACAATTCTGATGCAAAGGGCCAAACATATACTGATCATCAAAGAGACCAAAAAAGGGAAAGCAAAAACATAGTTCCTCTAACTATAATGAATGACTAACAAagtattcaaatttcaaaaacaaaAGAATAGACCCCCACGCCCACCCCTACCCTCACCCCCAATTACCCCATACCCCAAACATGAAATATTCtgacattaattaaataaaaatcaagTCTTTTCTAACAATATTACCACTTCTCCCATTCTAACAGCTTCACTCCTTGTTCCCAATTTGATACactgcaaaaaaaaataaaaaaaaattaacaactcCTACAAGTGAAGAACAAACATACATCTATTGGTTCACCCGAAAAACAAGAATTTGAGTTGTGCCAatttcaaaagatgaaaaacaAATTGTTTCTAAATCttcttctaaaccaaaaaaaaaaaaaaaaaagacccaCTGTTAAAAGTTGGAAACTACTGTAATCTCCATGAAAACCtgaatcaattaaaatattggGTCGTCTTCCAATTTCAGCTTTATTTGCCTTGACCAATTGTTGATTCTCCCCGGATGACGGTGGCCGGAAGTAATATAAGGCTTTGTTCTTTGGGTATTATTACTAGTTTGATGGAAGTTTACTTGACTCCtctatattattaaatattacaCTTTCAACCCCAAAGTTTCTGAGTTTTCATAGGATTCTCAGAATCTGTTGGTAATGACTAATGACGCGGCAAATAATAATATTCTTAATTTTATGTATGTTGGTGTAAAATGTTCTCATGGAAATTAATCGAGAGAATTAGTTTACTTTTAGGGTATAATTTACATAAATCCCATAATGTAAAGAGTTAattacattatatttttattttttttagtcacaaaaatttcttaaattttgtcaCTTTCAAATTCATCACTATCGATCTGAATACATAGTAACTTGATAAATTAACTTCCTTCTGTTACGTTAAAAAAGGAACAAtaatcaaaaattaaattaaaatctcATAAAACATATAATCACGTATTTTACACAGCTAATCAATCTCTCACAAAGCATAAcaacttcaaaaaatttaaatttcaaaattgttCAAGCAGATCATCCAgtatcctttcaattttcattcaaatttttcaaaaatttgggAAAGATACATCATGAATATCTCTATTTGCtgagacattcaggaattttgaAATCTGAAGTGAGGTATGAAcgatacaaaagtgatggaattattattggagaaaatatctcgtttgtgaatctgaaatcAGTCATTACAACTGAATTGGAGATAGATGAACTGAGGAAAAAAATTGACGTCTAATACATCATAGAAGGTAATTCTGATACATGGCTAAACCTGTCTAAACACACCTAATACAAAATTGATGCATaaattttgatacataaccATATGTATTGTGTGGAaagggagccttggagtaactggtaaagttgttgccatgtgatcAGGAGATCACgcgttcaagccttggaaacagcctttggcagaaatgcaaggtaaggctgaaTACAATAAACTCTTGTGGTCGGACCATTCCtcgaaccctgcgcatagcgggagctttaatGCACTGAGCTGCCCTTTTTAACCATATATATTGTGTCAGCTTTGTGTGTTAGGTGTGTTTagttatgtatttgatacataacaGTAGGTATTGTATGTGTCGGATAAAAATTAGTATATTGAGGAAAAAATAGACATCAGATACATCGTAGAAGGTATAGttagataatttttcctaaaaacttcgcaataataataaagaaagaagaatgatgAAAAGCTTCAAAAGAAGAATGAACAATATAAAAGTTAGATACGATTAACAGAAAAATTagataaaatattcattgagTCAAAATTTATTACCATAAATGATTCAATAATCACTTATTACGTAAAATGGTCATTCGATCAATATTATAATTGCACGCAAAGTGCAATTTGATgcctttgtttcttcttctcttcttctttgtctGCCTTCTTTGGTTTTCCAAACATTAATGGCTACTTTCTTTCTTCTACTCctcatccttcttcttccttttttccttcttctccttctttcaTGTTCAAAGCTCGACTATAAAAATTGACATATCACAATTATTAATTGTCTTAAGTgcataatatatcaaaagactCGAAATATCGAGAGGAACTCATGTCAAATTTTGGGACTGTTTAAAAGAGATTTGAGTTGGTTGGAAATGACAAAAACCCGATCTGTAATGTATAAATATTATCTaagtagtgtatatatatatatatatatctaatacATAGTTATACATCATCTATACACTATTATACAATATCGAAACAGTAAATATACAGAtctatatattacatatacgTATAACCATTATATTGGTGTGTgtgtttggggggggggggggggggggggagggaggGAATTGTTGTCCATACGTATTTGATTAGTAACCCTTTATTAAACAGTTTAAGGCCCAGTCttaagatttattattaaaaacCATTTGCTGGCTACCATTAAATAAAGATGTCGATAACTCTTGCCAGGCGCAGAGCGAGGATACGATAAAGCTGTTCATTcaaattttcttcttcaaaaaattatattatatatatgtaaagttaaaattaattttttttatatacatactaGATATTaaatcttctttatttcttcacgtatatttatttttttatattttaaaccctctaaataaatattttaattccgCCGCTAATTTTTGCTAGCTAGTAAAATAGAGAACTAAGAAAAGACATCAAACAAATAAAGCTTTGTACTTGAGGCTTTAAAGTTGTTGACGTTGCAAAGAGGGAGAGCCACAAATTAACAACACTAGGAAAATGACAAATAATTAGCTATAGGTTTAGGGACCCTTTATGATAAcaatttcaaaggaaaaagGAGGAGACGTGAACTAAGCTCATGCTCGGCGGAGTCTGAGGAAGGATCGgatcacaaaaagaaaaatatacataattttattatgtattcttttaaaatattattttcataaattcgaATTCTAAATcttataatcacataaaaataattttattagttaCGTGAAAGACTCTTCTAATATGCCACCAAACAAAGTCATATATATGCTGAGATCTTTTGATGCAAGAAAATAGTCAATCAATGGATGCAAATGACTTAAATTACACATGATGATATTGTTTAATAGTACTCCTACTAATTAACTTACATAAGATGTTTATTAGGTGAGTTTAATTTACATGTTTCATCGGTATAAGAAATTTTTTAAACATGTAgacttatttataaatatatatcatCTTGACATGATAAAGTTTAttatttatactaataatatacatatttttttgaaattacttTAGTGCAAATTTTTAGATGCTTCGCGTCATTTTAAACAcggaaaacaaaaagaaaatactcTTCTTCTTTCCctcatatttgtataattttttaaagcaaAAAATAAGTATTGCGTTGCTTTGCTCTGTTTCTTTATTTTGGGAGATAATTATGGGTGTACGTTCGGTATTCAATTTGAGATTTTTAAATTTCGAGTTTGATAATTCGGTAGTTGATAGttaaaagtaaatattatatatcaaatttttaaatttaggCGCAATAATTcgataattaataaataaaactttAATTTGGTACGATATTCAATAATATTGAAGTTGTAGTCAAATGTATTACAAAGTTAATACAATTGCTCCAACTATTTCTATTTTCCTCCGTGAAGAAACGATATAATAGAAGATCAATAAATTGACACTACTAAAGACGTGTATTTGGGTTGTACATGTTTGGTCTTTAACTTTTTCTTTGGACGTGTTCTGAGATATTTATGTCTGGTTTTTTGTTTTTCACGAGTTAATAAGGTAATAGAGAAAGTTCCATTTCACAACAATGATCAGGAGGTACATAAAACTGCATGGCTAGGATTAAACGTCATTTATTAATAAGCTTTTTTCTCATTAATAGGAGTAATATTTAGCCATGTTTGTGagaaatcaaaaatattaatttatttttttatttttttatttttaaagtgttCATTTTTACGGAGATTTTCAAAAACAGtaagtatttttgaataatagcagaagctgattttttttctctttgaaagcacttttaaaattttagccAAACACAAAAAATTACTTTAATATTTGCAAATGTGTTTTTCAAATTACTATCTTTAAAAGTACGTTttcaaaaatacattttaaaataaatagatttTGAAAGCTTGATCGAACATTGAGGCGGCGACTTTATGCATTGGAAAATAAGGCATTTGCTTAGCCCTCAAAATTTGAGTGGCCTCATTTTTcagtaataataaaattattataatattctttaaaaaatctttaatttattattacaagattcaaaaatcttatttattttcttattaaacTTCAAACTCTATGTTaagtcaaaattaaataaataaattaaaatgaaagaaagtattatttatgaaaaaaagtaatctttttttttgtgtgtaaaaACAAAGATATAATTTTGCATctcaaaataatatttcaagaaatatattatcaattttgcattttataaaaaaaaaaatagactttagataaaaaaaaattattaattattattcaaaaattgcCGACAAGCTAAAAAACCATTTCATAGTCCATCAATCATTCCTCTTTAAACGTTCATCCGAAACTTATACGGCATACTAATCACggcatattttaaaaatttgtaattactcaaaattcaaaaaaaaataaaaaaaaaatagaagaaaccTCGAGAAAAACATAAGATCAATAGGAATAGTTTTCTCTGACTTAATGTTTCTTGAGAAAAAATGAAATACAGTGCAATCAGGGTGGATCTATTTGATagacaaaaaaataaactatatacataagatatttttatttttttgtgtatatatataaattttgaaatttttgaaccTAAGATTAAAGACTGACTCAATAGTTTAGgagtttaaaatttattttgaagtttaaaattcaaaatctaaatattatattttaattttttttttaattttttaataaaaatactgAATACGTCACTTAGTCCAATATAAGGAAAAGTGAAGACTTTGGTAATCCACGTAAGTATGAAGTGcacattttgtttttttttagttatagGCTAAGTTTTGTGGGGTTTGCATAATTTTTGGCAAAAGAAAATCACCCATTGATTATAGCCACAAATATGACTGAGAATTTTGTGGGAAAAAATAAGACCAGAGACTTCATTATTTGCCATTGTTTTCATATACACTTTTATTTCTTGATTCAAATAATTGATGAAACTTGaaaaatatctttaagttaAAGGTCTTAAAAATATCTACGAATATTGTGCTTTATGCTATAATTGTGCTTTtgccatttatttattttattatttattttgactAAGTTACATTGTTTTcatatacacctttttcctcgattcaaataattgatgaaactcaaaaaatatcAAAGTTAAAGGTCTTATAAATATCTACGAATATTGTGCTCTATGCTAATAAGTGGAGTATATCTTACAGTTGAAGCATATTCTAAAagcttataaatattatatacatCGAGCTATTACTCAAATTCTTAtaaatcttttgatttcaaattaTGTTTAATTGGTCTTAGGTTGAGTTGGTAGTTTTTGGTGGTTTTGTTGAATAACATTGTATTTTAATGACGGTCAGTTTAGTTTTATGGTTgacatattttaagaaaagacattttaaatcttttttggaattatttaaaaaagaaagtcaatgtataaaaatatagaaCAAATAAAAGTTTGAAAACAAGAAG
The genomic region above belongs to Solanum dulcamara chromosome 5, daSolDulc1.2, whole genome shotgun sequence and contains:
- the LOC129889758 gene encoding uncharacterized protein LOC129889758 isoform X1; the protein is MGEVNYMQEEDVKLDAIRARFSNVIKRHSELAERLSRDSDKSIFERLQREFEAARSSQTQELNLEGEQWNDGLLATIRERVHIEAERKAMQMPGDTTQLPIPFHDKITYKVGNKVICCLDGARIGIQYDTSFAGESCDLYHCVLESKSFLEKMTVLEHTVPFFLPIREAENEFLSSNAIRFIDHVGDLLQAYVDRREQVRLIKELYGNQIGELYHSLPYHMIEFVIEDFDSKVTVGLRYADLISTLPTGVSVLAWPMHQSKKSDTMAPSQKGNGVGSHPIPARLTYAEDALRTMSLPEAYAEIVLNLPQALQDMFPHTSST
- the LOC129889758 gene encoding uncharacterized protein LOC129889758 isoform X2, with amino-acid sequence MGEVNYMQEEDVKLDAIRARFSNVIKRHSELAERLSRDSDKSIFERLQREFEAARSSQTQELNLEGEQWNDGLLATIRERVHIEAERKAMQMPGDTTQLPIPFHDKITYKVGNKVICCLDGARIGIQYDTSFAGESCDLYHCVLESKSFLEKMTVLEHTVPFFLPIREAENEFLSSNAIRFIDHVGDLLQAYVDRREQVRLIKELYGNQIGELYHSLPYHMIEFVIEDFDSKVTVGLRYADLISTLPTGVSVLAWPMHQSKKSDTMAPSQKGNGVGSHPIPARLTYAEDALRTMSLPEEIVLNLPQALQDMFPHTSST